In Bacillus weihaiensis, the genomic stretch GAAGAAGAATTCCGTAATATATACAATATGCAGGTTGTTGCAATTCCAACGAACAAGCCGATTGCTCGTGATGACAGAGCGGATTTAGTCTATCGTTCAATGGAAGGGAAATTCCGTGCGGTAGTAGAAGAAGTAAAACAACGGTATGACTTAGGTCAGCCTGTACTGGTTGGTACGGTTGCTGTTGAAACGTCTGAATTGATTTCACAGCTTCTTAAGAAAAAAGGTGTCCCGCATCACGTGTTGAATGCGAAAAACCATGAAAGAGAAGCGGAAATTATTGAAAACGCAGGTCAGCGCGGGGCAGTAACCATCGCAACGAACATGGCCGGTCGTGGTACGGATATCAAGCTTGGTGAAGGTGTTCGTGAGGCTGGCGGACTAGCTGTTATTGGTACAGAACGTCATGAGTCTCGTCGTATTGATAACCAGCTTCGTGGACGTTCTGGTCGTCAAGGAGATCCTGGTATCACTCAATTCTATCTTTCAATGGAAGATGAATTAATGCGTCGTTTTGGTTCAGAAAATATGATGAACATGATGGATCGTCTTGGTATGGACGATACTCAGCCAATTCAAAGTAAAATTGTTTCACGTGCGGTTGAATCTGCGCAAAAACGTGTGGAAGGTAATAACTTTGATGCACGTAAGCAGCTTCTTCAATATGACGATGTTCTTCGTCAGCAACGTGAGGTTATTTACAAGCAACGCTTTGAGGTTCTTGACTCAGACAACCTACGTTCGATTGTCGAGAAAATGATCGCTTCTACAATTGAGCGAGTTGTGGGCACCTATACTCCACAAACAGAGGTAGAAGAAGATTGGAATCTTGATGGTATTGTCGACTACGTCAATGCAAATATCCTTGATGAACAGGCGATTTCTGTAAATGATCTTCGTCGTAAGGAACCTGAGGAAATGTCAGAGCTTATTACTAAAAAAGCCATTGAGAAATACAATGCGAAGGAAGAAGATTTCGGAGAAGAGCAAATGCGCGAATTCGAGAAGGTGATCTTACTTCGTGCAGTGGATTCAAAATGGATGGATCATATCGATGCCATGGATCAGCTTCGTCAAGGAATTCATTTACGTGCTTACGGACAAAATGATCCGCTTCGTGAGTATCAAATGGAAGGCTTCGCAATGTTTGAGACGATGATTGCGACAATTGAAGAAGAAGTTGCGAAGTACATCATGAAGGCGCAAATCCGCAACAACCTTGAGCGTCAAGAGGTTGCGAAGGGTCAAACTGCTGTTCATCCTAAAGAAGGCGATGAAAAAGTAAAGAAAAAACCAACGCGCAAAGTGATTGAAACGGGTCGTAATGAGGCTTGTATATGCGGAAGCGGCAAAAAGTATAAAAATTGCTGCGGACAATAATTCGCTTTCAACCAGCTTGCACGTTATAATAAAGAAATCATTATCCTGAGAGAGGTGTTTTGCACCTCTCTCTTGTTACGATATTCTTCAAATAAACTTAGAGGTGACTGTAATGGAATTAGTAGAAATTCGACAAGAGCTTGAAAAAACAGCTAAACGTTTAGCGGACTTTAGGGGGTCTCTTTGACTTAGATATCAAAGAAGCTCGCATTCAACAGCTTGAAGCACAAATGACAGCTCCAGATTTCTGGGATAATCAAAACGCGGCTCAGGCAGTGATTAATGAAACAAATGGACTAAAAGAAATGGTGGATCAATTCCACAATCTAAATGAATCCTACGAAAACCTTCAATTAACATATGAGTTAGTAAAAGAAGAAGAGGACGAGGATTTACTTGCTGAGCTAGAGCCTGAGCTAAAGGATTTAGTTTCACAATTAAATGATTTCGAGCTTCAGCTTTTACTTTCAGAGCAGCATGATAAAAACAATGCAATCCTAGAGCTTCATCCAGGTGCAGGTGGTACAGAATCACAGGACTGGGGTTCCATGCTTTTACGTATGTACACACGTTGGGCTGAGAAAAAAGGCTTTAAAGTGGAAACTCTTGACTATCTTCCAGGTGATGAGGCTGGAATTAAGAGTGTGACGCTACTAATCAAGGGTCATAACGCTTACGGCTACTTAAAAGCGGAAAAAGGTGTTCATCGTCTTGTGCGTATTTCACCTTTTGACTCCTCAGGTCGTCGTCATACGTCCTTTGTATCATGTGAAGTTATGCCGGAATTTAATGAAGAAATTGATATCGAAATCCGGACAGAGGATCTAAAAGTGGATACGTACCGTGCAAGTGGTGCCGGTGGCCAGCATATTAATACAACAGACTCAGCTGTTCGTATTACTCACACACCAACTGGTATCGTGGTAACGTGTCAAACTGAGCGTTCTCAAATTAAAAACCGTGAACGAGCAATGAAAATGCTTCAAGCAAAGCTTTACCAAAAGCGTATTGAGGAGCAAGAAGCAGAGCTTGCTGAAATCCGTGGTGAGCAAAAGGATATTGGCTGGGGAAGCCAAATTCGTTCCTACGTCTTCCACCCATACTCAATGGTAAAGGATCATCGTACAAACACGGAAATCGGAAACGTCCACGCGGTAATGGATGGAGAGCTAGATCCATTTATTGATGCGTTCCTTCGTTCAAAATTGTCACAGTAAGTTTGAAATAGTACGTTAGATAGCACCCTGAATCGATGCAGATTCAGGGTGTTTTTTGTTTTGAATGAAAAGCGGCCGGTGTGCTCGGATTTTGTCGAAAAGTGAATATATGCTGCATTTTCGAAAATAAAAGGTGAAATATCGAAAATAAAGTAGCTACATCCGAAAATAAAAGTGCCAAATCCGAAAATAAACCGTCTATTTTCGAAAATACGACTATGATAAGGGGTTCTGAGATGGACTTACTTTCTCGTTACTCCGCGCAAGCCCAACAGATTCCAAAAAACCAGTATAGCGTCGTTCCTCCTGCATGATTTTCCCATGTATGCAAACACTACTAAGAACAGGGTTAACACTAGTCCTTTACTCCGTTAACACGTTATTTAACTGTTATTCACAGACAAAAAAACGAGTGCTATACTCATCTATGGCTTATATAGAAAAGTGAGATACAAAGGAGGGACATCATACAAAATGATGATGACAAAAAAACGAAATCATACTTATAATCCGAAGCTTGATAAGCTTATTGAATATATTTATATCATCGTAGGCTCGGCGTTTGTGGCAATTGGATTTAATTTATTTTTATTACCAAACAGGATTGCTTCTGGTGGAGTGAGCGGGATTAGTACAATATTAGATGCGACATTTGGATTTGAGCCAGCTTATGTTCAGT encodes the following:
- the secA gene encoding preprotein translocase subunit SecA; its protein translation is MLGILNKVFDFNKRALNRYEKMADQVMALDSQMSSLSDDALKAKTQEFKGRVEKGESLDDLLIEAFAVVREAAKRVLGLHPYKVQIMGGISLHEGNISEMKTGEGKTLTSTMPVYLNALSGEGVHVVTVNEYLASRDAHEMGQLYDFLGLRVGLNLNSLTKDEKREAYAADVTYSTNNELGFDYLRDNMVLYREQMVQRPLNFAVIDEVDSILVDEARTPLIISGQAAKSTKLYIQANGFVRQLKQEEDFTYDVKTKAVQLTEDGMTKAEKAFGIENLYDITHVALLHHINQALKAQFVMQKDVDYVVDEGQVVIVDSFTGRLMKGRRYSDGLHQAIEAKEALEIQNESMTLATITFQNYFRMYKKLSGMTGTAKTEEEEFRNIYNMQVVAIPTNKPIARDDRADLVYRSMEGKFRAVVEEVKQRYDLGQPVLVGTVAVETSELISQLLKKKGVPHHVLNAKNHEREAEIIENAGQRGAVTIATNMAGRGTDIKLGEGVREAGGLAVIGTERHESRRIDNQLRGRSGRQGDPGITQFYLSMEDELMRRFGSENMMNMMDRLGMDDTQPIQSKIVSRAVESAQKRVEGNNFDARKQLLQYDDVLRQQREVIYKQRFEVLDSDNLRSIVEKMIASTIERVVGTYTPQTEVEEDWNLDGIVDYVNANILDEQAISVNDLRRKEPEEMSELITKKAIEKYNAKEEDFGEEQMREFEKVILLRAVDSKWMDHIDAMDQLRQGIHLRAYGQNDPLREYQMEGFAMFETMIATIEEEVAKYIMKAQIRNNLERQEVAKGQTAVHPKEGDEKVKKKPTRKVIETGRNEACICGSGKKYKNCCGQ
- the prfB gene encoding peptide chain release factor 2 (programmed frameshift), with translation MELVEIRQELEKTAKRLADFRGSLDLDIKEARIQQLEAQMTAPDFWDNQNAAQAVINETNGLKEMVDQFHNLNESYENLQLTYELVKEEEDEDLLAELEPELKDLVSQLNDFELQLLLSEQHDKNNAILELHPGAGGTESQDWGSMLLRMYTRWAEKKGFKVETLDYLPGDEAGIKSVTLLIKGHNAYGYLKAEKGVHRLVRISPFDSSGRRHTSFVSCEVMPEFNEEIDIEIRTEDLKVDTYRASGAGGQHINTTDSAVRITHTPTGIVVTCQTERSQIKNRERAMKMLQAKLYQKRIEEQEAELAEIRGEQKDIGWGSQIRSYVFHPYSMVKDHRTNTEIGNVHAVMDGELDPFIDAFLRSKLSQ